A region of Marnyiella aurantia DNA encodes the following proteins:
- the tsaB gene encoding tRNA (adenosine(37)-N6)-threonylcarbamoyltransferase complex dimerization subunit type 1 TsaB, with translation MKILHLETSSKNCSVAISDGLELLCLCEEVSDNYKQSESLHTFVQWALEGANLSLKDLDAISLGMGPGSYTGLRIGASAAKGFCFGLEIPLIAVNSLETMIKPFLGQNYDLIVPMVDARRTEVYTALYDGQTGKLQQPTQALVLDESPLEYLSDKKVLIVGDGATKAQEILNLPNADFNDTVYPSAQYLTDEAVRKYTAAEFEDVAYFEPFYLKDFQGVKKKGSPK, from the coding sequence ATGAAGATACTGCACCTCGAAACCTCCTCCAAAAACTGTTCTGTAGCCATTTCGGATGGATTGGAACTGCTCTGTCTTTGCGAAGAAGTTTCAGACAATTATAAACAGTCGGAAAGCCTGCATACCTTTGTGCAGTGGGCATTGGAGGGAGCAAACCTATCGCTGAAGGATTTAGACGCCATATCGTTAGGTATGGGTCCGGGATCTTATACCGGTCTCAGGATTGGAGCGTCTGCCGCAAAAGGGTTCTGTTTTGGTCTGGAAATTCCGCTGATTGCTGTCAATTCTTTGGAAACGATGATTAAGCCCTTTTTAGGACAGAATTATGATCTGATCGTTCCAATGGTCGATGCGAGGCGTACGGAGGTTTATACGGCGCTGTATGACGGCCAGACGGGTAAACTGCAGCAACCTACCCAGGCGCTTGTTCTGGATGAGAGTCCTTTGGAATATCTGTCTGATAAAAAAGTACTTATTGTAGGCGATGGCGCTACGAAGGCACAGGAAATTTTAAACCTTCCAAATGCTGATTTCAATGATACCGTCTACCCTTCTGCACAGTATTTAACGGACGAAGCTGTACGGAAGTATACCGCAGCTGAGTTTGAAGACGTAGCGTATTTTGAACCTTTTTATCTGAAGGACTTCCAGGGCGTGAAGAAGAAAGGGAGCCCAAAATAA
- a CDS encoding YraN family protein: MAEHNDFGKLAEEFAKSYLQEKGYIIKDSNFRYQKAEIDIIASSNSQIIMVEVKARASDAFLEPHEAVNRKKIRLIVTAADEYMKKNNLEEEVRFDIISVLPDATGKLEITHIESAFEAMDAN, encoded by the coding sequence ATGGCTGAACACAATGATTTTGGAAAACTGGCTGAAGAGTTTGCAAAAAGTTATCTTCAGGAGAAAGGATATATCATTAAAGATTCCAATTTCCGCTATCAGAAAGCCGAGATTGATATCATTGCTTCCTCTAATAGTCAAATAATTATGGTAGAGGTTAAAGCGAGGGCATCTGATGCATTTTTGGAACCTCACGAAGCCGTAAACCGGAAGAAAATCCGCCTTATTGTAACCGCGGCAGATGAGTACATGAAAAAGAACAACCTGGAAGAAGAGGTTCGTTTTGACATCATATCTGTACTTCCTGATGCAACGGGCAAACTGGAAATTACCCATATTGAAAGTGCGTTTGAAGCTATGGACGCCAACTAA
- a CDS encoding S66 peptidase family protein, producing MSKIVFPPSLKKGDRIAVISPAGMVQKEQLEKGLSIIEDNGYEAVLGRNLYTSYKFGYQYAGTEEERTADMNWALNSADISAVWTSRGGYGCQHLLPHLEISEFLKKPKWYIGYSDNTAIQSYLLRKGVASIHAQTLKTSGFGVSDLGYSLTVDILQGKIPDYEIESTKYNHGGKANGILVGGNLALIYALLGTPYSFDFADKILFIEEIGEKYYALDRMLMALELAGVFKKIKGLIIGGMTLMEEEAENQNYEDSFDDFSYQLISNRITKYKFPAIFGFPNGHIHDNRPLIIGAQVSMAVGDNVIVNQNR from the coding sequence ATGAGTAAGATCGTATTCCCGCCCTCTTTAAAAAAAGGTGACCGCATTGCCGTTATTTCTCCTGCAGGAATGGTGCAGAAAGAGCAGCTGGAAAAGGGACTTTCCATAATTGAAGATAATGGTTATGAGGCGGTTTTAGGCCGTAATCTCTACACTTCATATAAATTTGGATATCAGTACGCAGGTACTGAGGAAGAGAGGACTGCCGATATGAACTGGGCTCTTAACAGTGCTGATATATCTGCAGTCTGGACTTCTCGCGGCGGATACGGCTGCCAACATCTGTTGCCGCATCTTGAAATTTCAGAATTCCTGAAAAAACCAAAATGGTATATTGGATACTCCGATAATACGGCGATTCAAAGCTATCTGCTCAGGAAAGGTGTGGCTTCCATTCATGCCCAAACCCTTAAGACTTCCGGTTTTGGGGTTTCAGATCTGGGCTATTCCCTTACAGTTGATATCCTGCAGGGAAAGATTCCGGACTATGAGATAGAGTCCACTAAGTATAACCACGGCGGTAAAGCCAACGGTATTTTGGTTGGGGGAAACCTGGCGCTTATCTACGCTCTTTTGGGTACTCCCTACTCTTTTGATTTTGCTGATAAGATTCTTTTCATTGAGGAAATCGGGGAAAAATATTACGCGCTGGACCGTATGCTGATGGCACTGGAACTGGCAGGCGTTTTCAAAAAAATTAAAGGACTGATTATTGGAGGCATGACACTTATGGAGGAAGAAGCCGAAAATCAGAATTATGAAGATAGCTTTGATGATTTTTCCTATCAGTTAATCAGTAACAGAATAACCAAATATAAGTTTCCGGCGATCTTTGGATTTCCAAACGGACATATTCATGATAACAGGCCCTTAATTATCGGCGCTCAGGTTAGTATGGCCGTAGGAGATAACGTAATTGTAAACCAAAACAGATAG
- the rpiB gene encoding ribose 5-phosphate isomerase B, producing the protein MKKLAIACDHAGYEYKEKLKEHFCGRFEIQDFGTDSAESVDYPDFVHPAANSVETGDNELGILICGSGNGVQMSANKHKDVRCALCWMPELAELSRQHNNANMIAIPARFIAFELAVEIIEKFISTEFEGGRHAGRVAKIASC; encoded by the coding sequence ATGAAAAAATTAGCTATAGCGTGTGACCACGCGGGATACGAGTATAAGGAGAAGCTGAAAGAACATTTCTGCGGACGTTTTGAGATTCAGGATTTCGGTACTGATTCGGCAGAGTCTGTGGACTATCCGGACTTTGTTCATCCTGCAGCCAATTCCGTTGAAACGGGTGATAATGAGTTGGGTATACTGATTTGCGGTAGCGGGAACGGTGTCCAGATGTCAGCAAATAAACATAAGGATGTCCGTTGCGCACTGTGCTGGATGCCTGAATTGGCAGAACTTTCACGTCAGCACAATAATGCAAATATGATTGCAATCCCTGCAAGGTTTATTGCATTTGAACTTGCAGTTGAAATCATTGAGAAGTTTATTAGCACGGAGTTTGAGGGAGGAAGACATGCAGGCAGAGTAGCAAAAATAGCTTCCTGCTAA
- the rnr gene encoding ribonuclease R has product MAKGKYISSKNTQKLQEIGKAILQFMNRQSTKIYNYKQIADGIDFKNPRQRELVVQALHKLLADQRIEEVSKGKYIINLKIEGTLTGTIDFNQSGNAYVKVEELDDDVFIHSKNVKDAMQGDTVVIVTYQYKGKKIEGSVVEVTQRKRTDFVGTLEYIAHKDFGFVVSDKKNFSTDIFVKKDKFNGANHGDKVVVKMIGWRPGDKNPEGEITQVLGAPGEHETEIHSILAEYGLPYEFPEEVELEADAIDREVRDEEAAKRWDMRQTLTLTIDPKDAKDFDDALSIRQLENGNWEIGVHIADVSHYVRPGTRLDDEAYSRATSIYLVDRVVPMLPEVLSNGVCSLRPNEDKYTFSAVFEMDDKAEIKKEWFGRTVTHSDRRFTYEEAQERIETGEGDLAEEILTFNRLAKILREKRINDGAITFDRSEVRFNLDENNEPIGVYFKTSKDSNHLIEEFMLLANRKVSEFVSLNKKGTPTNNTFIYRIHDDPNPTKLEALRDFVSTFGYKMDLANTRKVTESMNSLLQKVKGKPEENMIETLAMRSMSKAVYSTNPIGHYGLGFEYYSHFTSPIRRYPDLIAHRMLQHYLDGGKSPNRNDVEEKAKHCSAMERLAADAERDSIKFMQVKFMEKHLGETFEGVISGVAEFGFWVQIPENGAEGLIKLRDLTDDNYSFDLTTHSVRGSRHGKQFQLGDTVKIKVMKANLIAKQLDFKIVD; this is encoded by the coding sequence ATGGCAAAAGGCAAATACATATCCTCCAAAAATACTCAGAAACTACAGGAAATCGGCAAGGCCATTCTGCAGTTTATGAACAGGCAGTCTACAAAGATTTATAATTATAAACAGATTGCAGATGGGATTGATTTTAAGAATCCCCGCCAGCGTGAGTTGGTTGTACAGGCACTTCATAAACTTCTGGCTGATCAGCGTATTGAGGAAGTTTCTAAGGGCAAATACATCATAAACCTAAAAATTGAAGGTACACTTACAGGTACCATCGATTTTAACCAAAGCGGCAATGCCTATGTAAAGGTAGAGGAACTGGATGATGATGTGTTCATTCACTCCAAGAATGTAAAGGATGCCATGCAGGGCGACACGGTGGTGATCGTAACGTACCAGTATAAAGGTAAAAAGATTGAAGGTTCCGTAGTGGAAGTGACCCAGCGAAAGCGTACCGATTTCGTAGGTACTTTGGAATACATTGCACACAAGGACTTTGGTTTTGTTGTTTCTGACAAAAAGAATTTCAGTACAGATATATTCGTGAAGAAGGATAAATTCAACGGTGCCAACCATGGAGATAAGGTGGTTGTAAAAATGATTGGATGGCGTCCCGGAGATAAAAATCCGGAAGGCGAAATCACGCAGGTTCTGGGTGCCCCCGGTGAACATGAAACAGAGATACATTCTATCCTGGCAGAGTATGGTCTTCCCTATGAGTTTCCGGAAGAAGTTGAACTTGAAGCCGATGCCATAGACCGTGAAGTTAGGGATGAGGAAGCAGCGAAACGTTGGGATATGAGGCAAACCCTAACCCTCACCATTGATCCAAAAGATGCCAAGGATTTCGATGATGCACTTTCTATCAGGCAGCTGGAGAACGGAAATTGGGAAATAGGCGTACACATCGCCGATGTTTCTCATTATGTGCGCCCCGGCACGCGTCTGGACGATGAAGCTTACAGCAGAGCAACTTCAATTTACCTTGTGGACCGTGTGGTACCTATGTTACCGGAAGTTTTAAGTAACGGTGTATGCTCCCTGAGACCGAATGAGGATAAATATACCTTCTCTGCCGTTTTCGAAATGGATGATAAGGCCGAAATTAAAAAGGAATGGTTTGGCCGCACTGTAACACATTCAGACAGGAGATTCACCTATGAGGAGGCACAGGAGCGCATTGAGACCGGTGAAGGCGATCTTGCAGAAGAGATCCTGACTTTTAACAGACTGGCCAAGATCCTGAGAGAAAAAAGAATAAATGACGGTGCCATAACATTCGACAGAAGTGAGGTCCGCTTCAATCTGGACGAAAACAATGAACCGATTGGTGTATACTTTAAGACAAGCAAGGATTCCAATCATCTGATTGAGGAATTTATGCTGCTGGCCAACAGAAAAGTTTCTGAATTTGTATCCCTGAACAAGAAAGGAACACCTACAAACAATACATTCATCTACCGTATACACGACGATCCTAACCCTACGAAGCTGGAGGCACTGCGTGATTTTGTATCCACCTTTGGATATAAAATGGATTTGGCAAATACCAGGAAGGTTACGGAAAGTATGAATTCACTTTTACAGAAAGTGAAAGGCAAACCAGAGGAGAATATGATTGAAACACTGGCTATGAGGTCCATGAGTAAAGCAGTTTATTCTACAAATCCAATTGGTCACTATGGTCTGGGCTTTGAGTATTATTCGCACTTTACATCGCCAATCCGACGTTATCCCGATCTGATCGCTCACAGAATGCTGCAGCATTATCTGGACGGCGGAAAATCGCCGAACAGAAATGATGTTGAAGAAAAAGCAAAACACTGTTCTGCTATGGAACGTCTTGCAGCAGATGCCGAGCGTGACAGTATTAAGTTTATGCAGGTTAAATTCATGGAAAAGCACCTTGGCGAAACTTTCGAAGGTGTGATTTCCGGTGTAGCAGAATTCGGCTTCTGGGTGCAGATCCCGGAAAACGGTGCCGAAGGCCTCATCAAACTTCGCGACCTGACGGATGATAACTATTCATTTGACTTAACTACCCATTCCGTAAGAGGTTCCCGTCATGGAAAGCAGTTCCAGCTCGGAGATACAGTGAAAATTAAGGTGATGAAAGCCAATCTTATAGCAAAACAGCTTGATTTTAAAATTGTAGATTAA
- a CDS encoding phosphoglycerate kinase encodes MKTINDFNFKDKKALVRVDFNVPQSADLKVTDNTRIQAAKETVEKILNDGGSVILMTHLGRPKGKVSEEFSLKNIVPEIEEVFGREVQFCKDCLGNEAVKMTGELKPGSILLLENLRFYNEEEAGDKTFAEKLAKYADAYVNDAFGTAHREHASTAVIAQYFPSTKFFGLLMAKEIEAVEKVLQKGEKPVTAIIGGSKVSSKITIIENMLPAIDNLIIGGGMAFTFVKALGGSIGTSVVEEDKMDLALDILKRAEAENVKVYLPVDVIGADEFSNEADTKEMDIYEIPEGWMGLDAGPKSRVLIHDVILSSRTILWNGPIGVFEMPSFSAGTVALGDSIAESTRNGAFSLVGGGDSVAFVKQFGYEGKVSYVSTGGGAMLESLEGKELPGIRAINN; translated from the coding sequence ATGAAAACAATAAATGATTTTAACTTTAAAGACAAGAAAGCCCTGGTTCGGGTTGATTTCAATGTTCCGCAAAGTGCTGACCTTAAAGTAACAGATAATACCAGAATCCAGGCCGCAAAAGAAACTGTGGAGAAAATCCTGAATGATGGAGGTTCCGTAATTTTAATGACTCATTTGGGACGGCCTAAGGGTAAAGTTTCTGAAGAATTTTCACTGAAGAATATTGTTCCCGAGATCGAAGAAGTTTTTGGCAGGGAAGTTCAGTTCTGTAAGGACTGTCTTGGTAACGAAGCTGTAAAAATGACTGGTGAGTTAAAACCGGGCAGCATTCTATTACTGGAGAATCTTCGTTTTTATAATGAAGAAGAAGCGGGTGATAAAACGTTTGCAGAAAAGCTGGCTAAATATGCTGATGCTTATGTGAATGATGCCTTTGGTACTGCACACCGTGAACATGCTTCCACTGCAGTTATCGCTCAGTATTTTCCATCGACTAAGTTTTTCGGTTTATTAATGGCCAAAGAAATTGAAGCTGTTGAAAAAGTTCTTCAGAAAGGGGAGAAGCCTGTAACTGCAATTATTGGTGGATCCAAGGTTTCGTCTAAGATAACTATTATTGAAAATATGCTTCCGGCTATTGATAATCTTATTATTGGTGGTGGTATGGCATTTACTTTCGTTAAGGCTTTAGGAGGCAGCATTGGCACATCAGTCGTAGAGGAAGATAAAATGGATCTTGCTCTCGATATTCTGAAGCGTGCAGAAGCTGAAAATGTAAAAGTTTATTTGCCGGTTGATGTGATAGGTGCAGATGAATTCAGTAATGAAGCCGATACTAAGGAGATGGATATTTATGAAATACCAGAAGGATGGATGGGTCTGGACGCGGGTCCAAAATCCCGTGTACTGATTCATGACGTAATTTTAAGTTCAAGAACTATTTTATGGAACGGACCGATCGGTGTGTTTGAAATGCCAAGTTTTTCAGCTGGCACAGTTGCTTTGGGCGACAGTATAGCGGAGTCTACCCGCAACGGAGCCTTTTCACTTGTGGGCGGAGGAGACAGTGTAGCCTTTGTAAAGCAGTTTGGTTATGAGGGTAAAGTAAGTTATGTTTCAACCGGCGGTGGAGCAATGCTGGAAAGTTTGGAAGGAAAAGAGCTTCCAGGAATCCGTGCTATTAATAATTAA
- a CDS encoding LysE family translocator yields the protein MVELILSAVGLGVMLSLVFIGPIFFLLIETSFSRGPRHALALDLGVLVADVICIGAAYFASGDLVEIIDKHPGFYRITAFIVLIYAVYMIVSRTKMHLAGEEKMISQNYLKTFLNGFFFNILNIGVVLFWLVTVISVRNAYPDHNDFLLYMALVIGTYLAIDFLKITLAKQFHNKLTQRLANQIRRGVGFILIGFSIFIFLQSFKMFNQFDKKLEEAEKKEQKLLDYE from the coding sequence ATGGTAGAACTTATATTGTCAGCAGTAGGTCTTGGAGTAATGTTGAGTCTGGTATTTATCGGGCCTATATTTTTCTTGCTTATTGAAACCAGTTTCTCCCGGGGTCCGCGGCATGCCCTTGCGCTCGATCTTGGGGTGCTTGTTGCTGATGTAATATGTATTGGCGCCGCTTATTTTGCAAGTGGGGATCTGGTGGAGATCATCGATAAGCATCCGGGATTTTACCGGATAACAGCTTTTATTGTACTCATCTATGCGGTATATATGATTGTTTCCAGGACCAAAATGCACTTGGCTGGCGAGGAGAAGATGATCAGTCAGAACTATCTGAAAACCTTCCTGAACGGTTTCTTTTTCAATATCCTGAATATAGGTGTTGTACTGTTTTGGTTGGTAACGGTAATTTCTGTCCGCAATGCCTATCCGGACCATAATGATTTTCTGTTGTATATGGCTCTTGTTATTGGTACGTATCTGGCGATTGATTTCCTCAAGATTACTCTGGCCAAGCAGTTCCATAATAAACTTACCCAGCGCCTGGCTAATCAGATACGGCGTGGTGTCGGATTTATTCTCATAGGATTCAGTATATTCATCTTTCTGCAGAGTTTTAAGATGTTCAATCAGTTTGATAAGAAACTCGAGGAAGCAGAGAAAAAAGAACAGAAATTATTAGACTATGAGTAA
- a CDS encoding SDR family NAD(P)-dependent oxidoreductase, with amino-acid sequence MKTAFITGATSGIGKATATLLAKNNYRIIICGRRADVLEDVKTELSEQTEVYTLCFDQRNRTDVENAVNSLPQDWQDIDVLINNAGNAHGLDTLADGDVDDWDAMLDGNVKGLLYVSKQIMPIMQQQKSGHIVNISSVAARQTYTNGVVYCASKKAVDVISDGMRLELTEFGIKVTNIQPGLVETDFSKIRFKGDAERASTVYQGYKALEPVDIADAILYCISTPAHVAISDLTVYPSAQSEPRTVYKNL; translated from the coding sequence ATGAAAACTGCATTCATTACCGGCGCAACTTCCGGAATTGGAAAAGCTACCGCCACTCTACTTGCCAAAAATAATTACCGGATCATCATCTGCGGCCGTCGTGCCGATGTTTTGGAAGATGTAAAAACTGAACTTTCTGAACAGACGGAAGTATATACACTTTGTTTTGATCAGAGAAACAGAACTGATGTGGAAAATGCGGTTAACTCCCTTCCCCAGGACTGGCAGGACATAGATGTACTCATCAATAACGCGGGTAATGCACATGGCCTGGATACTCTTGCCGACGGAGATGTAGATGATTGGGATGCGATGCTGGACGGAAATGTGAAAGGACTGCTCTATGTTTCCAAACAGATTATGCCGATTATGCAGCAGCAGAAATCCGGACATATTGTGAATATTTCCTCGGTAGCTGCCAGGCAAACTTATACTAACGGTGTTGTTTACTGTGCCTCAAAAAAGGCGGTGGATGTTATTTCCGATGGGATGCGTCTGGAACTTACTGAATTCGGAATAAAAGTCACCAACATACAGCCCGGACTGGTGGAAACAGATTTCTCCAAAATACGCTTTAAAGGAGATGCAGAAAGAGCTTCTACCGTGTATCAGGGTTATAAAGCACTTGAGCCTGTAGATATTGCGGATGCTATCCTGTACTGCATAAGTACTCCCGCACATGTAGCGATATCTGACCTTACCGTTTACCCAAGCGCCCAAAGTGAGCCGCGAACGGTATATAAGAATTTATAA